The Candidatus Zixiibacteriota bacterium genome has a segment encoding these proteins:
- a CDS encoding regulatory protein RecX yields the protein MPKITALESIKRQKAWYEIRFDNGVSFAVNDELILKHLLKPGQTFNSDEIKGIRERAEYHYLKKKALEILARKRITEKEIRRKLRAVKSCAHHTDRLITELKGHGYIDDYSYAVNFIHYSLAGNPHSKRYISQKLYQKGVPSDIANKAMANELSDYDEYEAALKLSEKKSKTVKNLPELKAKKRISDFLRGRGFNWDVINSVLAELFERKD from the coding sequence ATGCCCAAAATAACCGCCCTCGAATCAATCAAACGCCAGAAAGCCTGGTACGAAATCCGCTTCGACAACGGTGTATCGTTCGCTGTCAATGATGAACTGATACTAAAGCATCTGCTTAAGCCCGGCCAGACTTTCAATAGCGATGAAATCAAGGGCATTCGGGAGCGGGCAGAATATCATTACCTGAAGAAAAAAGCATTAGAGATATTAGCCCGGAAACGTATCACCGAAAAGGAGATTCGCCGGAAATTGCGGGCAGTCAAATCATGCGCCCATCACACCGACAGGTTGATTACCGAACTTAAAGGGCATGGCTATATCGATGACTACAGCTATGCCGTAAATTTTATTCATTATTCGCTTGCGGGCAACCCGCACAGCAAGCGTTATATCAGTCAGAAACTGTATCAAAAAGGGGTGCCATCGGATATTGCCAATAAGGCGATGGCAAACGAACTCAGCGATTATGACGAATACGAAGCCGCCCTAAAATTAAGCGAGAAGAAATCTAAAACCGTAAAGAACCTGCCCGAATTAAAAGCCAAGAAACGTATCTCTGATTTCCTGCGCGGACGAGGGTTCAATTGGGATGTTATAAATAGCGTGCTGGCTGAATTATTTGAACGCAAGGATTGA